One window of the Periophthalmus magnuspinnatus isolate fPerMag1 chromosome 6, fPerMag1.2.pri, whole genome shotgun sequence genome contains the following:
- the LOC117372155 gene encoding unconventional myosin-Va-like: MAVSELYSKFARVWLPDAAEVWKPAEVVKDYTPGDQTLSLQLEDGTLLEHKLEPQAKDFPPLRNPDILVGENDLTSLSYLHEPAVLHNLKVRFIDSKLIYTYCGIVLVAINPYESLPIYERDIINAYSGQNMGDMDPHIFAVAEEAYKQMARDERNQSIIVSGESGAGKTVSAKYAMRYFATVSSSSGEATVEERVLASNPIMEAFGNAKTTRNDNSSRFGKYIQIGFDKKHCIIGANMRTYLLEKSRVVFQAQEERNYHIFYQLCASSHLPEFKNFKLGDADDFHYTNQGQNPVIQGVDDAKEMLNTRKAFLLLGIDVAHQMAIYQILAALLHLSNVEIKEESSDRSTIVPNNSHLKVFCELLGVSCEEMTHWLCHRKLKTTTETYVKSLSKINATNGRDALAKHIYAGLFSWIVDNVNNMLKSTVKQHSFIGVLDIYGFETFDINSFEQFCINYANEKLQQQFNLHVFKLEQEEYMREEIPWTLIDFYDNQPCINLIEAKLGILDLLDEECRMPKGSDDTWAQKMYNTFQKQNPHFEKPRLSNRAFIIYHFADKVEYQCCGFLEKNKDTVNEEQINVLKKSLFGMVLKLFEYDEKAIGSTKKQSRPAQKETKKTVGLQFRQSLHLLMDTLNATTPHYVRCIKPNDIKAPFTLDPVRAVQQLRACGILETVRISAAGFPSRWTYQEFFVRYRVLLKQKDILSDWKQTCKNLLEKCIQDKNKYQFGKNKIFFRAGQVAFLEKLRFDKLRLACVRIQKTIRCWIARKKYLRMREATIFIQKHVRGYQARCYAMFLRHTRAALVIQRNVRMWLQRKQYLRIRSAAIIIQCFLRAYMARMNYYKLIYERTAVIIQRWVKGWLVRKQFKRTVAAVVLLQSCVRRMNAKRELKMLKAEARSVEHFKKLNVGMENKIMQLQHKINEQHKENRELSERLHAVERIQALEREKQNKEFENLRRSEEEARAKAEAVPSLLEQLSFLHEELENTRKEKKLIEDQAKLYVDKTQKEVDDLNVKNEKLTHENTDMQKLILEQAQKLAEIDANFGDKKQLEMDLTEERSRYQNLLSEHLELEERHRDLKEEISSLTMPKLVHKRNDSYYSSNSSEFSQSLGSTDAEDNSSQTESESTVDLPLLLKLQRRVKELELEKQSLSHQLENREETVQLVEEEKTAGRAELDLETLKRQELEYENKKLKQDLNELRKSLTGENLDLVPPAPGSKPYSVILDQLTSSTEELEMRKEEVLLLRSHMVRQEALKHKDTDLGDSVKLNLTEMPSLQDTCKSKNVHTLNEDGELWLAYEGLKETNRLLESQIREQERTHGEELKRLREELSKLKEDRAEQQKFLAQSLQLPEAARIDASLKHEITQLTNENLELMEDQERQDKIIHKLRKQLKFFMKKVEEYEVSAQLKERSSTITPPAINVNITRKEKEYQGMLKYKQGDETRLLKNLVTDLKPRGVAVSFIPGLPAYIIFMCLRYADNVNNDQRVTALLNTTISSVKGVIKKRGSDFEVVSFWLSNTCRLLHCLKQYSGEKMYIEQNTPKQNDHCLSNFELSEYQQVFEDLAIQIYRQLIKCMEDIMQPLIVSSMLEYENIQGVLGSKPTGLRKKSSSFSEDGTVSIETLLQRLSLFFSAMSQHGMDPPLMKQVVRQQFYIICAITLNHLLLRKDMCSWSKGLQIRYNVWQLEEWLTEKDMANSGAKEMLEPLVQAAQLLQIKKKTEADAQGICNMCTELTPAQIVKILTLYTPVIEFEERVCTTFIDTIKELLKDRDKSPTLMMDTKKIFNVTIHFAPSPVAFDTIQIPTSLNLGFLTRI, from the exons ATGGCAGTATCTGAACTTTACTCCAAG TTTGCCCGGGTCTGGCTGCCTGATGCCGCAGAAGTGTGGAAGCCAGCGGAGGTTGTGAAGGATTACACCCCTGGCGACCAAACTCTGTCCCTGCAGCTAGAAGATGGCACA TTGTTAGAGCACAAACTTGAACCTCAAGCCAAGGACTTTCCACCACTCAGAAACCCCGATATCCTGGTGGGAGAGAATGACCTGACATCTCTGAGCTACCTTCATGAGCCTGCAGTTCTCCACAATCTGAAAGTGCGCTTTATCGACTCCAAGTTGATCTACACTTACTGCG GTATTGTTCTGGTTGCTATCAATCCTTATGAGAGCCTACCCATTTATGAAAGGGACATCATTAATGCATACAGTGGGCAGAACATGGGGGACATGGACCCTCATATTTTTGCTGTAGCAGAGGAAGCATACAAGCAAATGGCCAG AGATGAAAGAAATCAGTCCATCATAGTGAGTGGTGAATCTGGAGCTGGAAAAACAGTTTCGGCTAAATATGCCATGCGTTATTTTGCTACAGTCAGCTCTTCATCTGGAGAGGCCACTGTTGAGGAAAGAGTCCTAGCATCCAACCCCATCATGGAG gCTTTTGGAAATGCCAAGACAACAAGGAATGACAACAGCAGCCGTTTTGGAAAGTATATtcagattggatttgacaaaaAGCACTGCATAATAGGAGCCAACATGAGAACCTATTTATTGGAAAAGTCTAGAGTTGTGTTTCAG GCTCAAGAAGAAAGAAACTATCATATATTCTATCAATTGTGTGCCTCATCACATTTACCAGAATTCAAAAATTTCAAATTAG GTGATGCAGATGACTTTCACTACACTAACCAAGGTCAAAATCCAGTCATTCAGGGAGTGGATGATGCCAAGGAGATGCTAAACACCAGGAAAGCATTCTTGTTGCTGG GAATTGATGTAGCACACCAAATGGCCATTTACCAAATTCTAGCAGCCCTTCTTCATCTCAGTAATGTTGAAATAAAAGAAGAGTCCTCAGACAGAAGTACcattgtg CCAAATAATTCCCatctaaaagtattttgtgaatTGCTGGGGGTGTCCTGTGAAGAAATGACCCATTGGTTGTGCCACAGAAAACTTAAAACTACAACTGAAACCTATGTcaagtctctctctaaaataaatgcaacaaacGGCCGAGATGCCCTTGCCAAACACATCTATGCAGGACTCTTCAGCTGGATTGTGGACAATGTTAACAACATGTTGAAATCCACCGTGAAACAACACTCCTTCATTGGAGTATTGGATATTTATGG GTTTGAAACATTTGACATTAATAGCTTTGAGCAGTTTTGCATTAATTATGCAAATGAGAAGCTCCAGCAACAGTTTAATCTG catgtcTTCAAACTGGAGCAGGAGGAATACATGAGAGAGGAAATCCCATGGACACTCATTGACTTCTATGACAACCAGCCTTGTATAAACCTGATAGAAGCCAAACTGGGAATCCTGGACCTACTGGATGAAGAGTGCAGA ATGCCAAAAGGCTCTGACGACACTTGGGCCCAGAAAATGTACAACACTTTCCAGAAGCAAAACCCGCACTTTGAGAAACCTCGATTGTCCAACAGGGCGTTCATCATTTACCACTTTGCAGACAAG gTGGAGTACCAGTGTTGTGGATTCCTGgagaaaaacaaagacacaGTAAATGAGGAGCAGATAAACGTCTTGAAAAAAAGTCtg TTTGGAATGGTGCTGAAACTGTTTGAATATGACGAGAAAGCAATAGGCTCAACTAAGAAGCAATCTAGACCAGCTCAGAAAGAGACTAAGAAAACAGTTGGACTGCAG TTTCGGCAATCTCTTCATTTATTGATGGACACATTAAATGCTACTACTCCTCATTATGTGCGGTGCATTAAGCCAAATGACATTAAAGCTCCATTTAC gcTGGACCCTGTTAGAGCAGTTCAGCAGCTACGAGCCTGTGGCATTCTGGAAACAGTCCGGATATCGGCTGCAGGATTTCCATCAAG ATGGACTTATCAAGAATTCTTTGTTCGGTACCGGGTCCTGTTGAAGCAGAAAGATATCCTTTCTGACTGGAAACAAACTTGCAAAAATCTTCTAGAGAAATGCATTCAG gataaaaataaatatcagtTTGGCAAGAATAAGATCTTCTTCAGAGCTGGCCAAGTTGCTTTCCTTGAGAAACTTCGCTTTGATAAACTCCGGCTGGCTTGTGTGCGCATCCAGAAGACAATTCGCTGCTGGATCGCTCGCAAGAAGTACCTGAGAATGAGAGAGGCTACTATCTTTATTCAAAAACATGTGCGGGGCTACCAAGCACGCTG TTATGCCATGTTCCTTCGACACACTCGGGCTGCTTTGGTTATTCAGCGAAATGTGCGGATGTGGCTGCAGAGGAAGCAATACCTACGGATTCGTTCTGCTGCCATCATCATCCAATGCTTCCTAAGAGCATATATGGCCCGAATGAACTACTACAAG CTGATCTATGAGCGGACAGCTGTCATCATCCAGAGGTGGGTGAAGGGCTGGCTGGTGAGGAAACAGTTTAAGCGCACAGTAGCAGCAGTTGTGTTGCTACAGAGCTGTGTGCGCCGCATGAACGCCAAGAGAGAGCTAAAGATGCTGAAAGCAGAGGCTCGCTCTGTGGAACACTTTAAGAAACTTAATGTTGGCATGGAGAACAAAATAATGCAACTCCAGCACAAGATCAATGAGCAG CATAAGGAGAACAGAGAGCTCAGTGAGAGGCTGCATGCAGTGGAGAGAATACAAGCTTtggaaagagaaaaacaaaacaaggagtTTGAAAACCTGCGGcggtcagaggaggaggcccGAGCTAAAGCTGAAGCTGTCCCATCACTGTTGGAGCAACTGTCCTTCCTTCACGAGGAGCTGGAAAACACACGGAAAGAGAAGAAGCTGATTGAAGACCAGGCAAAACTTTATGTGGACAAAACTCAAAAG GAGGTTGATGATCTGAATGTGAAAAATGAGAAACTAACACATGAAAACACTGACATGCAGAAACTGATCTTAGAACAAGCTCAAAAGTTAGCAG AAATTGATGCAAATTTTGGAGACAAAAAACAGTTAGAGATGGACTTGACTGAGGAACGCTCCCGTTACCAGAATCTTCTATCTGAGCacttggagctggaggagcgacACAGAGATTTGAAAGAGGAAATAAGCAGCTTG ACTATGCCAAAATTGGTACACAAAAGAAATGACTCCTACTATAGTAGTAACTCATCAGAGTTTAGTCAGAGCTTGGGGTCCACTGATGCAGAGGATAACTCCAGCCAAACAGAG AGTGAATCAACAGTAGACCTGCCACTTTTGCTCAAGCTGCAAAGAAGAGTAAAAGAGCTAGAGCTTGAGAAACAGTCTCTTTCCCATCAACTTGAAAACAGGGAGGAAACAGTACAA ttggtGGAAGAGGAAAAAACTGCAGGCAGAGCAGAGCTGGATTTGGAAACCTTAAAG AGACAAGAACTTGAGTATGaaaacaagaagctgaaacagGACTTGAATGAGCTACGTAAATCTCTGACTGGTGAAAACCTCGATTTGGTGCCTCCTGCTCCGGGATCCAAACCATACAGTGTTATTTTGGATCAGCTCACGTCATccacagaggagctggagatgAGGAAAGAGGAAGTGCTGCTTCTGCGATCACATATGGTTCGCCAAGAGGCTCTCAAACACAAG gatACGGACCTGGGTGATAGTGTTAAACTAAATCTGACTGAGATGCCTTCACTTCAAGATACTTGCAA ATCTAAAAATGTCCATACACTAAATGAAGATGGAGAACTATGGTTAGCCTATGAAGGTTTAAAGGAAACCAACAG gTTGCTGGAGAGCCAAATACGTGAGCAGGAGCGCACACACGGTGAAGAGCTTAAGCGTCTCCGAGAGGAGCTGAGTAAACTGAAGGAGGACAGGGCGGAGCAGCAGAAGTTTTTGGCACAAAGCCTCCAACTTCCTGAGGCTGCTCGGATTGATGCAAGTCTCAAGCATGAGATTACACAGCTAACCAATGAGAACCTT GAACTGATGGAGGATCAAGAAAGGCAAGACAAAATAATCCACAAGTTAAGAAAGCAACTTAAGTTTTTTATGAAAAAGGTGGAAGAGTATGAAG TGAGTGCTCAACTAAAGGAGAGGTCTTCAACAATAACTCCTCCAGCCATAAACGTAAATATCACTCGCAAAGAGAAAGAATACCAGGGCATGCTGAAGTACAAGCAGGGGGATGAAACTCGACTGCTCAAGAACTTGGTCACTG ATCTGAAACCTCGTGGTGTTGCGGTCAGTTTTATTCCTGGTCTTCCTGCTTATATTATTTTCATGTGCCTTCGATATGCAGACAATGTCAACAATGATCAGAGGGTCACAGCACTACTCAACACCACAATCAGCAGCGTCAAAGGAGTTATTAAG AAAAGAGGAAGTGACTTTGAAGTGGTTTCTTTCTGGCTGTCAAACACCTGTCGATTACTGCACTGTCTCAAGCAATACAGCGGAGAAAAG ATGTACATAGAGCAAAATACACCCAAACAGAATGACCACTGCCTGAGTAACTTCGAGCTGTCCGAGTACCAGCAGGTTTTTGAGGACCTTGCTATCCAGATATACCGCCAACTCATCAAATGCATGGAAGATATAATGCAGCCTCTTATTG TGTCAAGTATGCTGGAGTATGAGAACATCCAAGGAGTGCTTGGGTCCAAACCAACGGGTCTTAGAAAGAAAAGCAGTAGCTTTTCAGAAGATGGGACTGTTTCAATAGAGACCCTGCTCCAGCGACTAAGCCTTTTCTTCTCGGCAATGAGTCAGCATGGCATGGACCCACCCCTCATGAAACAGGTGGTCCGACAGCAGTTCTACATCATCTGTGCCATCACACTCAACCACCTGCTGCTGCGCAAAGACATGTGCTCCTGGAGTAAAGGACTGCAGATCAG GTACAATGTCTGGCAGCTGGAGGAGTGGCTGACTGAGAAGGATATGGCTAACAGTGGGGCCAAAGAGATGCTGGAGCCCTTGGTTCAGGCTGCACAGCTTTTACAGATCAAGAAGAAGACAGAGGCAGATGCACAGGGCATCTGCAATATGTGCACTGAACTCACTCCAGCACAG ATTGTAAAGATTTTGACATTGTACACACCAGTTATTGAATTTGAAGAGCGAGTGTGCACTACCTTTATAGACACAATTAAA GAACTTCTAAAAGACAGAGACAAGTCACCCACTTTGATGATGGACACAAAGAAGATTTTCAATGTTACTATCCACTTCGCTCCCTCCCCTGTGGCCTTTGACACTATTCAGATCCCCACCAGTCTCAATTTGGGCTTTCTCACACGCATCTAG